One part of the Rhizobium rhizogenes genome encodes these proteins:
- a CDS encoding MarR family winged helix-turn-helix transcriptional regulator encodes MIELNKSSTAKPELIEKLGVLIMRWQEASQRYDETVGDIFQLGPAERLCLSFLTSGPQTASAIARATRLTPAAVTALVDRLEARNYVRRRPDPRDRRKVLVEASAATEALIHEVYLPLAKAGAAAFDKRSAEELQIVAEVLEQTIAIQNEMTEKLLVRPEK; translated from the coding sequence ATGATCGAACTAAATAAGTCAAGCACTGCGAAACCCGAGCTCATTGAGAAACTTGGCGTCCTGATCATGCGCTGGCAGGAAGCAAGCCAGCGTTATGACGAAACGGTAGGCGATATTTTCCAGCTCGGCCCCGCCGAGCGGCTGTGCCTGAGCTTTCTCACCAGCGGTCCCCAGACAGCGAGCGCGATTGCCCGGGCAACTCGGCTCACCCCGGCTGCGGTAACGGCTCTGGTGGACCGGCTCGAAGCCCGCAACTATGTTCGTCGACGACCTGATCCACGCGACCGGCGCAAGGTGCTGGTAGAGGCGTCCGCAGCGACCGAAGCGCTGATCCATGAGGTCTATCTGCCATTGGCCAAGGCCGGCGCCGCCGCCTTTGACAAGCGCAGTGCCGAAGAGCTGCAGATCGTGGCCGAAGTACTGGAACAGACCATCGCCATCCAGAATGAGATGACCGAAAAACTGCTCGTTCGACCGGAGAAATGA
- a CDS encoding FAD-dependent monooxygenase produces MKTRIGIVGAGFAGLGLALALARKGFSPTVIEKRSEEQLRNEGIFLTLAPNGMNALRGLGLAEAALERGIETRGLIFHNAHGRTLGALDYTKHAQRFAAPSVTIRRGELVSILLAASRTAGIRMRFGAAVEAIVETPSEVLVHGPDGGTEGFDILVAADGLRSTVRHLGMPELPLPIYSGLQGSGGIVDIPEVPDTDGRMLMTFGRNAFFGYLKAADGPVYWFNTYRQTDETRAQPLTGTALLQYLAELHRPDPEVNRRIIAAADPVSIRAYPDYDIPSLAHWSVGRTVLIGDAAHAVTPHSGQGASMALEDALVLAAAIAVETTPTQAFRRFESLRRARVEAAVRLGRQSGGPKKAQGWLSLRLRDLLLPLVIPFGQKAQEKFFAYRADRDPLSPP; encoded by the coding sequence ATGAAAACCAGGATCGGTATCGTTGGGGCAGGTTTTGCCGGACTGGGTCTGGCCCTTGCACTCGCCCGGAAAGGTTTTTCGCCCACCGTCATTGAAAAAAGAAGCGAAGAGCAGTTACGGAACGAGGGCATTTTCTTAACGCTGGCGCCCAACGGCATGAATGCGTTGCGCGGTCTGGGTCTGGCCGAAGCCGCGCTTGAGCGGGGTATCGAGACGCGGGGGCTGATCTTTCACAACGCGCATGGTCGTACGCTGGGAGCACTTGATTACACAAAACATGCTCAGCGTTTTGCCGCACCGTCGGTCACCATCCGTCGGGGCGAACTGGTTTCCATCCTCCTCGCAGCGTCGCGGACTGCCGGGATCAGAATGCGCTTTGGTGCGGCGGTCGAAGCCATCGTGGAAACTCCATCTGAAGTGTTGGTGCATGGTCCGGACGGCGGCACGGAGGGCTTCGACATTCTCGTTGCCGCCGACGGGTTGCGCTCCACCGTACGGCACCTCGGCATGCCCGAGTTGCCACTTCCGATCTACAGCGGACTCCAGGGCAGCGGGGGCATTGTGGACATACCCGAAGTCCCCGACACCGATGGGCGCATGCTCATGACTTTTGGCCGCAACGCTTTTTTCGGCTATCTCAAGGCGGCGGATGGGCCGGTCTATTGGTTCAATACCTATCGGCAGACCGATGAAACTCGGGCCCAGCCACTGACAGGAACCGCGCTGTTGCAATATCTGGCCGAACTGCACCGGCCGGATCCCGAAGTGAACCGACGCATCATCGCCGCAGCCGATCCTGTCTCCATCCGCGCGTATCCGGATTACGACATTCCAAGCCTCGCACACTGGTCGGTCGGTCGGACAGTGCTGATCGGAGACGCGGCCCACGCCGTAACGCCCCATTCCGGTCAGGGCGCCTCGATGGCGCTGGAGGATGCGCTCGTTCTGGCGGCGGCTATTGCCGTGGAAACGACGCCCACCCAGGCCTTCCGGCGTTTCGAATCGCTGCGCCGGGCGAGGGTGGAAGCGGCGGTGCGTCTCGGCCGGCAAAGCGGTGGGCCGAAAAAGGCCCAAGGTTGGCTTTCGCTGCGGCTGCGTGACCTGCTGCTCCCGCTTGTCATTCCGTTCGGGCAGAAGGCACAGGAGAAATTCTTTGCTTATCGAGCCGACCGAGACCCTCTATCACCACCCTGA
- a CDS encoding FAD-dependent oxidoreductase produces MNGSKPFQQMGERTPDADVIVIGGGPAGVAAALELKARGIARVVILDREQAIGGAPRHCSHSPFGMREFGRIYFGPAYAKRLQREVLDAGVDIRLGHSVVELAQDGAVLVASARGVETLSARRIVLATGAREKPRSARLLPGDRPVGVITTGTLQSFVAFHGVMPFRRPLIIGSELVSFSALLTCLTHHARPVAMIEPEPEPLAWSTFQWFPRLFGVPFHCRATLADIRGRGRVEEADIRLADGRLLTVKCDGVLLTGRFTPEAALLDASPLDVAAGSAGATIDQDGRMPNPVFFAGGNILRAVETGGWSFREGRRVGAAVADDLAREPCNTRAVPVTFADPLKLAVPAMLRPGGLDRPAFCDFQLRFARRVRGRLSLHLDGAEVWSRAGLWLPECRVLVPIPGAALEASRIAFHFLETD; encoded by the coding sequence ATGAACGGTTCAAAGCCTTTTCAGCAAATGGGAGAAAGAACTCCGGATGCTGATGTGATCGTAATCGGCGGCGGTCCGGCGGGCGTGGCCGCGGCACTGGAACTGAAGGCGCGCGGCATTGCCCGCGTGGTGATCCTTGACCGGGAGCAGGCTATTGGCGGTGCGCCCCGCCATTGCTCGCACTCGCCTTTCGGCATGCGCGAATTCGGTCGCATCTACTTCGGCCCGGCCTATGCGAAACGCCTGCAGCGGGAAGTGCTGGATGCCGGGGTGGATATCCGCCTCGGCCATTCGGTCGTGGAACTCGCACAGGATGGTGCGGTGCTGGTGGCATCGGCGCGCGGTGTCGAGACATTGAGCGCCAGACGCATCGTTCTGGCCACCGGCGCGCGGGAAAAACCGCGTTCGGCGCGGCTTTTGCCTGGCGATCGGCCGGTGGGCGTGATCACCACCGGTACGTTGCAGTCCTTTGTCGCCTTTCATGGCGTCATGCCCTTCAGACGACCGTTGATCATTGGTTCGGAACTGGTTTCGTTCTCGGCACTTCTCACATGCCTGACGCATCATGCGCGGCCGGTGGCGATGATCGAACCTGAGCCGGAACCGCTGGCATGGTCCACTTTTCAATGGTTTCCCCGGTTGTTCGGCGTGCCCTTTCATTGTCGTGCGACGCTTGCGGATATTCGCGGGCGAGGCCGTGTCGAGGAGGCGGATATCCGGCTGGCGGACGGCCGCCTCCTGACGGTCAAGTGCGATGGTGTCCTTCTGACCGGGCGGTTCACGCCGGAGGCAGCGCTTCTCGACGCATCCCCGCTCGATGTGGCGGCAGGCAGCGCCGGGGCGACGATCGATCAGGACGGACGGATGCCCAATCCGGTTTTCTTTGCCGGCGGGAATATATTGCGGGCGGTGGAAACGGGTGGATGGTCGTTTCGCGAAGGCCGTCGGGTTGGTGCTGCGGTGGCTGATGATCTTGCCCGTGAACCCTGCAACACCCGTGCGGTGCCTGTCACCTTCGCCGATCCGCTCAAGCTGGCGGTTCCCGCCATGTTGCGGCCGGGCGGGCTTGATCGTCCGGCCTTTTGCGATTTTCAGCTGCGTTTTGCGAGACGTGTCAGAGGCCGGCTTTCTCTTCATCTCGACGGTGCGGAGGTGTGGAGCAGGGCTGGCCTTTGGCTGCCGGAATGCCGCGTGCTTGTGCCCATTCCCGGTGCCGCCTTGGAAGCGAGCCGGATTGCCTTTCACTTTCTGGAGACGGATTGA
- a CDS encoding FGGY family carbohydrate kinase, whose product MRIAAIDQGTTSTRCLLVDDGGTAKLVSSLRHAQFYPAAGQVEHDPEELLRNIRAVLAVAGPVDAIAIANQGESCLAWDAESGEALSPVIVWQDARTTEALAALPQSAVDLSKEICGLPLDPYFSASKLSWLVKHNPAVARARAAGRLRLGTTDAFFLDRLAGCFHTDLATASRTGLLDLDTGDWSPELCALHGVPRDCLPAISPVDGGFGSIDGTPVRVSIVDQQAALYGHGCRKRGDCKITFGTGAFLLAVAGKERPLTEGLLPAVGWKMQDASTVFAIEGGVYDAGAVLEWARKIGLYAENAELDGFEGASAIRRGLAFAPALSGLAAPYWDRQAVPLFIGMDHATERSDLVRAMLEGIALLTVRLIEAAAAAVPVSDTISIDGGLSNSRYFARFLAAASGRTIRVPAMRELTALGLAELCGIDVTAIRNDAEIFAPDGSVDATDHQRFARAIDNARAWRNG is encoded by the coding sequence ATGCGTATTGCGGCGATCGATCAGGGGACAACATCGACCCGGTGCCTCCTAGTGGACGATGGTGGTACGGCGAAGCTCGTGTCGAGCCTGCGTCACGCGCAGTTTTATCCGGCCGCGGGTCAGGTCGAGCATGATCCGGAGGAACTGCTGCGCAATATCCGCGCGGTACTGGCCGTCGCCGGTCCGGTGGATGCGATAGCCATCGCCAATCAGGGTGAGAGCTGTCTTGCCTGGGACGCCGAAAGCGGCGAGGCGCTCTCACCGGTCATCGTCTGGCAGGATGCCCGAACAACTGAGGCCTTGGCTGCCCTGCCGCAATCGGCTGTTGATCTTTCGAAAGAAATTTGCGGGCTGCCGCTCGATCCTTATTTTTCGGCCAGCAAACTGTCGTGGTTGGTCAAGCACAACCCGGCGGTTGCCCGGGCAAGGGCCGCAGGAAGGTTGCGGCTGGGCACCACCGATGCGTTCTTTCTGGACCGGCTGGCGGGCTGTTTTCACACCGACCTCGCAACGGCCTCGCGCACGGGATTGCTCGATCTGGATACCGGAGACTGGAGCCCGGAACTCTGCGCGCTTCACGGCGTGCCGCGGGATTGCCTGCCTGCAATCAGCCCTGTCGATGGCGGCTTCGGTTCGATTGACGGAACACCGGTCCGCGTTTCCATCGTCGACCAGCAGGCGGCGCTTTATGGGCATGGCTGCCGCAAACGCGGCGATTGCAAGATAACTTTCGGCACGGGCGCTTTTCTCCTGGCCGTGGCGGGGAAAGAGCGTCCTCTGACGGAAGGACTCTTGCCGGCGGTCGGCTGGAAAATGCAGGATGCCTCTACCGTCTTTGCCATCGAAGGCGGGGTCTATGATGCCGGTGCGGTGCTTGAATGGGCGCGAAAGATCGGTCTCTATGCGGAGAATGCCGAACTTGACGGTTTCGAGGGGGCGTCGGCCATTCGCCGTGGTCTTGCATTCGCGCCCGCCCTTTCGGGCCTTGCCGCACCCTATTGGGACAGGCAGGCCGTGCCGCTGTTCATCGGCATGGACCATGCCACAGAACGAAGCGACCTGGTGCGCGCCATGCTGGAAGGCATTGCCCTGCTGACAGTCCGTCTGATTGAGGCTGCGGCGGCTGCCGTTCCTGTCAGCGATACGATTTCCATCGACGGCGGGTTGTCGAATAGCCGCTATTTCGCCCGTTTCCTCGCGGCTGCCAGTGGCCGAACCATTCGCGTGCCCGCCATGCGAGAGTTGACGGCGCTGGGGCTGGCGGAACTGTGCGGCATTGATGTAACCGCGATACGAAACGATGCCGAGATATTTGCACCGGACGGATCGGTTGACGCCACAGACCATCAACGCTTCGCACGTGCCATAGACAATGCGCGGGCCTGGCGGAACGGTTGA
- a CDS encoding NAD(P)/FAD-dependent oxidoreductase, which translates to MAQTSDMSRATQFDVAIIGAGVVGCAVARRFALAGAKVVVIEKGSDILSGASKANSAILHTGFDAPEGSLELELVKAGRAEYLSIHGQMGLSLVETGALVCAWNADEAERLEAIADQGRRNGIAELDLLTAGRAREAMPGLSGHLAAALEVPGEHIIDPWSAPLGYLTQAVALGAQLVRNAEVLSGAFDGTWHIETAAGPILAASVVNAAGLFGDIVDARLGLALEFRIKPRKGQFVVLDKAARRHVPRIVLPVPTEITKGIVVCPTAFGNVLVGPTAEEQDDRERATVETATLEALLKRGAEIVPALAAVSVTAVYAGLRPASEKKHYRISARPDRRAITLGGIRSTGLSAALGLAQHALALHEGFASPFVPPPSVPEVTVPNLTETSERDWQRVDHGEIVCHCELVTRREIEETFSSAVPPGDFGGLRRRTRAGMGRCQGFYCNARLAAMTGGRLAVPLAVNGGDDR; encoded by the coding sequence ATGGCCCAGACATCTGATATGAGCCGCGCCACGCAATTCGACGTCGCCATTATTGGCGCAGGGGTGGTCGGTTGCGCAGTCGCCCGCCGTTTCGCACTGGCCGGAGCGAAGGTGGTGGTCATCGAAAAAGGCTCTGACATCCTTTCCGGGGCCTCCAAGGCCAACAGCGCCATTCTCCATACCGGTTTCGATGCCCCGGAAGGCAGTCTGGAGCTGGAACTGGTGAAGGCAGGTCGGGCGGAATACCTGTCGATCCATGGACAGATGGGTCTCAGCCTTGTCGAAACCGGTGCGTTGGTCTGCGCCTGGAATGCGGACGAAGCTGAAAGGCTGGAGGCTATCGCCGATCAGGGGAGGCGCAACGGTATTGCCGAGCTTGATCTCCTTACCGCCGGACGGGCGCGGGAAGCCATGCCGGGCCTGTCCGGCCATCTGGCGGCCGCGCTCGAGGTGCCAGGAGAACACATCATCGATCCGTGGTCCGCTCCGCTCGGTTATCTCACGCAGGCGGTGGCGCTTGGGGCGCAGCTGGTGCGTAATGCCGAGGTCCTGTCCGGTGCGTTTGATGGTACATGGCACATCGAGACGGCGGCGGGTCCGATCCTTGCCGCGAGTGTCGTCAATGCCGCCGGCTTGTTCGGCGATATCGTCGATGCGCGCCTGGGTCTTGCGCTTGAATTCAGGATCAAGCCCCGCAAGGGGCAGTTCGTCGTGCTGGACAAGGCGGCCCGCCGGCATGTGCCGCGCATCGTCCTGCCCGTTCCCACCGAAATCACCAAGGGTATCGTGGTGTGCCCAACCGCCTTTGGCAATGTTCTCGTCGGGCCGACGGCGGAAGAGCAGGACGATCGCGAACGTGCGACCGTGGAGACGGCGACGCTGGAGGCGTTGCTGAAGCGGGGAGCGGAAATCGTTCCCGCATTGGCAGCCGTTTCCGTGACCGCCGTTTATGCCGGCCTGCGCCCGGCGTCTGAAAAGAAGCACTACCGGATTTCCGCGCGTCCGGACCGGCGGGCGATCACGCTCGGCGGCATCCGCTCCACCGGTCTCAGCGCTGCGCTTGGTCTGGCGCAACATGCGCTGGCGCTTCACGAGGGTTTCGCCAGTCCTTTTGTCCCGCCTCCATCAGTGCCAGAAGTGACAGTGCCCAACCTCACCGAAACCAGCGAGCGGGACTGGCAGCGTGTCGATCACGGCGAAATCGTCTGCCATTGCGAACTCGTCACCCGGCGCGAAATAGAGGAGACATTTTCCAGCGCGGTGCCGCCGGGCGATTTCGGCGGATTGCGGCGGCGCACCCGCGCCGGGATGGGGCGCTGCCAGGGTTTTTACTGCAACGCCCGGCTGGCCGCGATGACGGGTGGGCGTCTGGCTGTACCGCTTGCGGTCAATGGGGGAGACGACCGATGA
- a CDS encoding dihydrodipicolinate synthase family protein, translated as MTRQIEGIIPVMITPFRDGKIDFEGVANLVEWYIANGSDALFAVCQSSEMLFLTLEERVELAAFVKKAAAGRIPVIASGHVSETLEDQRKELDAIAQTGVDGMVLVTNRLDAGQEGGSKFLDDLGWLLERLPSDLPLGLYECPAPYRRLMTDAEISFCAGSGRFVLLKDVSCDLETVKRRVALTEGTPLAIVNANAAIAFDAMKAGSRGFTGVFTNFHPDLYKWMLTKAHRHPQLADELSVYLALAAMAEPMGYPKLAKLYHQRLGTIREIESRAVTFDIQERFWAIEALLDKIMQGTADFRRRLSQAS; from the coding sequence ATGACCAGGCAAATCGAAGGCATCATTCCCGTCATGATCACGCCGTTCAGGGACGGCAAGATAGATTTCGAAGGCGTCGCCAATCTCGTGGAATGGTACATCGCCAATGGATCGGACGCGCTTTTTGCCGTTTGCCAGTCATCCGAAATGTTGTTCCTCACCCTTGAGGAGCGGGTGGAACTGGCCGCTTTCGTCAAGAAAGCCGCAGCTGGCCGCATTCCCGTCATTGCCTCGGGGCATGTCAGTGAGACGCTGGAAGATCAACGGAAAGAACTCGATGCGATCGCGCAGACGGGTGTTGACGGCATGGTGCTTGTCACCAACCGGCTCGACGCGGGGCAGGAGGGTGGCTCGAAGTTTCTCGACGATCTCGGCTGGCTTCTTGAGCGTCTGCCTTCCGATCTGCCGCTTGGCCTCTACGAATGCCCTGCGCCTTACCGCCGCCTTATGACCGATGCCGAAATTTCCTTCTGTGCCGGCAGCGGTCGCTTCGTCCTTCTCAAGGATGTCTCCTGCGATCTTGAAACGGTTAAGCGGCGTGTGGCTCTCACCGAGGGTACGCCGCTTGCCATCGTCAACGCCAATGCCGCGATAGCATTTGACGCCATGAAAGCAGGGTCTCGCGGCTTTACCGGTGTCTTCACCAACTTCCACCCCGATCTCTACAAATGGATGCTCACGAAAGCTCACCGGCATCCGCAACTCGCAGACGAACTGTCGGTTTACCTGGCACTTGCCGCCATGGCGGAACCCATGGGTTATCCCAAACTGGCGAAGCTTTATCACCAGCGTCTCGGCACCATTCGCGAGATCGAAAGCCGTGCGGTGACATTCGACATTCAGGAGCGTTTCTGGGCGATAGAGGCATTGCTGGACAAGATCATGCAGGGAACCGCTGATTTCCGCCGGCGCCTAAGCCAAGCCTCATGA
- a CDS encoding SEL1-like repeat protein, producing MLKKYLTTLADRYFEKRTAGPVPEKRWHGLYDVPLDDLKQRAISGDADAAFVLGDIYDQGYCNVTLDRVQAVEWYEKAAALGHGDAMNNIASMYQHGDGPFPADLLKARDYYEQGVKAGCGTAMGNLGHFYTDGRAGLKQDHRRAVKLFSQGAHLGDSDSMVSLGHRYSTGTGIRNSPIRALYWYRRALQAGNPRGANNLGVAYYYGTIVKEDAEKGIQLLAAALDGGFDRAAYTLGVAHEDGKGTECDLEEALYLFRRARMGGRDDADEAIERVLTRMGREFSPAVDPEQRLEDLRIMIRNPEKRFSVEALLLELARICEELVEDKDNPAADQPHVLGRSSLIRGFVLWKQRNPAYMEPVETALAIDGKHPFLTPPERASLMTARAVAFARDHKWQEAIHLHRGALTIVRADPDAEENTVLAAMTDLAFCLHEAAEFEEARDLNSEALARAEIAFGKDDPALLRIIGNLAQNEFALEHPDRSVELMRRRLEIAERHEILDAIGAALRDLAIASFSAGDHAGAEDLFRRQVAFAERNGDSEDIARARADLNGLFERLDKISR from the coding sequence ATGCTGAAAAAGTATCTGACGACGCTTGCAGACCGCTATTTCGAGAAGCGCACGGCCGGTCCGGTCCCGGAGAAACGCTGGCACGGCCTCTATGATGTTCCGCTCGACGATCTGAAACAGCGGGCAATATCCGGCGATGCCGATGCCGCCTTCGTATTGGGTGACATTTACGATCAGGGCTATTGCAATGTCACCCTCGACAGGGTGCAGGCAGTCGAATGGTACGAAAAGGCGGCGGCCCTCGGGCATGGCGACGCGATGAACAATATCGCCAGCATGTACCAGCACGGCGACGGCCCTTTCCCGGCCGATCTCCTCAAGGCACGCGATTACTACGAGCAGGGCGTCAAAGCCGGCTGCGGAACGGCCATGGGCAATCTCGGCCATTTTTATACCGACGGCAGAGCCGGGCTGAAGCAAGATCATCGCCGCGCCGTCAAGCTCTTCAGCCAGGGAGCCCACCTCGGCGACAGCGATTCCATGGTCAGCCTCGGCCATCGCTACAGTACCGGCACCGGTATCCGCAATAGCCCGATCCGGGCGCTTTACTGGTATCGCCGCGCCCTTCAGGCCGGCAATCCCCGCGGCGCCAACAATCTCGGCGTTGCCTATTATTATGGAACGATCGTGAAGGAAGATGCCGAAAAAGGCATTCAGTTGCTCGCCGCCGCGCTTGATGGCGGTTTCGACCGCGCAGCCTACACACTCGGTGTGGCCCACGAGGATGGCAAGGGCACGGAATGTGACCTCGAAGAAGCGCTCTATCTGTTTCGTCGTGCACGAATGGGTGGTCGCGACGATGCGGACGAAGCAATCGAACGGGTGCTGACAAGGATGGGCAGGGAATTTTCCCCGGCCGTCGATCCCGAACAACGGCTGGAAGACCTTCGGATTATGATCCGCAATCCGGAGAAGCGCTTCAGCGTCGAGGCACTGCTTCTGGAGCTGGCCCGTATCTGCGAGGAACTGGTCGAGGATAAGGACAATCCCGCCGCTGACCAACCCCATGTGCTTGGCAGATCGAGCCTGATCCGCGGTTTCGTACTGTGGAAGCAGCGCAATCCCGCCTATATGGAGCCGGTTGAAACGGCACTTGCGATCGACGGCAAGCACCCCTTTCTGACACCACCGGAACGCGCCTCTCTCATGACCGCAAGGGCCGTTGCGTTTGCCCGCGACCACAAGTGGCAGGAAGCGATCCATCTGCATCGTGGTGCGCTGACGATCGTCAGGGCCGATCCGGATGCAGAGGAGAACACCGTGCTTGCCGCAATGACGGATCTTGCTTTCTGTCTGCATGAAGCCGCTGAATTTGAAGAGGCGCGCGACCTCAATTCGGAAGCGCTGGCGCGTGCCGAGATCGCCTTCGGCAAGGACGATCCGGCCCTGTTGCGTATAATCGGCAATCTCGCCCAGAACGAGTTTGCGCTCGAACACCCTGACAGATCAGTGGAACTGATGCGCCGGCGGCTGGAAATTGCCGAGCGGCATGAAATTCTCGACGCGATCGGCGCGGCATTGCGCGATCTGGCAATAGCCAGTTTTTCGGCAGGGGACCATGCCGGCGCTGAGGATCTGTTCCGGCGGCAGGTGGCCTTTGCCGAGCGCAACGGCGACAGCGAGGACATCGCCCGCGCCCGCGCGGACCTAAACGGCCTGTTTGAACGACTGGACAAGATATCGCGATAG